One region of Leishmania panamensis strain MHOM/PA/94/PSC-1 chromosome 28 sequence genomic DNA includes:
- a CDS encoding katanin, putative (TriTrypDB/GeneDB-style sysID: LpmP.28.0400): MPASVASEIVNAVHKARNCALYCDYKTALQYYASIRNEINSHICSLDDVLRAPWTSLLEELESEVQIIRDTQAELHLFIDPNAAKRREPPDYDENPGSGNAERAVVPRTGIKKKARIGASLTSSCGPYISAQNERLYGDKDRFGPAEGPHISPAMRQSARSGPFSSNNGAGVAGRHVAGAAAVGFRQGAGATNGTGAAARGRMKGRSAASRFAGRPGEEELVQLIEADMHIGKLPVTWDDIAGLEEAKRLLEEAVVYPVLMPDYYQGIRRPWKGVLLYGPPGTGKTMLAKAVASECNTTFFNISPATLTSKWRGDSEKLIRVLFEMARHYAPSTIFIDEIDSLCGRRGGNDEHEASRRAKGTLLAQMDGVGVDTDKIVMVLGATNHPWDIDEAMRRRLEKRIYIPLPDATDRVELFKINTKSIKLGSDVDFVKLSNLLEGRHYSGADITNLVRDAAMMTMRRFMKEADKTTLKENAAEIGRQVAEQPINMNDFLAALKKVPSSINADNVKKFEAWKKEFELNI; the protein is encoded by the coding sequence ATGCCAGCATCCGTAGCGAGCGAGATTGTCAATGCAGTCCATAAAGCCCGCAACTGCGCCCTCTACTGTGACTACAAGACCGCCCTTCAGTACTATGCCAGCATCCGCAATGAGATCAACTCGCACATCTGCAGCCTCGACGACGTCCTGCGCGCCCCGTGGACAAGCCTTCTAGAGGAGCTGGAGAGTGAGGTGCAGATCATCCGCGATACACAGGCTGAGTTGCACTTGTTCATTGACCCCAACGCTGCAAAGCGGCGCGAGCCACCTGACTACGATGAGAACCCCGGCAGCGGGAACGCTGAGAGGGCTGTCGTGCCGAGGACGGGGATCAAAAAGAAGGCACGAATTGGGGCCTCGCTCACGAGTAGTTGCGGGCCCTACATCAGTGCACAGAACGAGAGGCTCTACGGCGATAAGGACCGCTTCGGCCCGGCAGAAGGCCCACATATTTCACCAGCCATGCGGCAGTCAGCGCGCAGCGGCCCCTTCTCTTCGAACAACGGGGCCGGCGTTGCTGGTCGACACGTAGCCGGGGCGGCCGCTGTCGGCTTCCGTCAAGGCGCTGGGGCAACGAATGGCACCGGGGCCGCGGCAAGAGGAAGGATGAAAGGCAGGAGTGCAGCGTCCCGCTTTGCCGGCCGCCctggggaggaggaactCGTCCAGCTCATCGAGGCTGATATGCACATTGGCAAGCTGCCGGTCACGTGGGACGACATCGCTGGCCTCGAGGAGGCAAAGCgactgctggaggaggcggtggtgtaCCCGGTGCTCATGCCCGACTACTACCAAGGCATCCGCCGTCCCTGGAAAGGTGTGCTTCTCTACGGGCCACCGGGCACCGGCAAGACGATGCTCGCCAAGGCGGTCGCCTCGGAGTGCAACACCACATTCTTTAACATATCCCCTGCGACGCTGACGAGTAAGTggcgcggcgacagcgagaaGCTCATCCGCGTGCTCTTTGAGATGGCGCGCCACTACGCCCCTAGTACGATCTTCATTGACGAGATCGACTCCCTGTGCgggcggcgaggcggcaaCGACGAGCACGAGGCCTCGCGACGGGCAAAAGGCAcactgctggcgcagatGGACGGCGTCGGGGTGGATACTGACAAGATCGTCATGGTGCTTGGCGCCACAAATCACCCGTGGGACATCGATGAAGcgatgcgccgccgccttgaaAAACGCATCTACATTCCCCTGCCCGATGCTACGGATCGTGTGGAGTTGTTCAAGATCAACACAAAGTCCATCAAGCTCGGTAGTGATGTTGACTTTGTGAAGTTGTCCAACCTGCTAGAAGGCCGCCActacagcggcgccgacatCACGAACCTGGTGCGGGATGCGGCTATGATGACGATGCGGCGCTTCATGAAGGAGGCGGACAAGACAACGCTGAAAGAGAACGCGGCGGAGATTGGCCGGcaggtggcggagcagcCCATCAACATGAATGACTTTCTGGCCGCTCTCAAGAAGGTGCCGAGTAGCATCAACGCTGACAACGTCAAGAAGTTCGAAGCATGGAAGAAGGAGTTCGAGCTGAACATCTAG